Proteins encoded in a region of the Rhodococcus sp. SBT000017 genome:
- a CDS encoding amino acid-binding protein, with translation MSYLLRVQLPDRPGSLGSLAVALGSVGADILSLDVIERGDGYAVDDLVVDVAPGSLPDTLITAAENLTDVRVDSIRPYTGVLDTHRELELIDRVAAASDDRLQVLVDGAPRVLRVGWSTVVATNAHGPFRLVGSSGAPETHAAELPWFPLNAPAALDSDAEWVPQVWRDMDTKIAAAPLGTTGTVLMLGRPGGPEFRPSEVARLGYLAGIVATVLN, from the coding sequence ATGTCCTACCTGCTCCGCGTCCAACTGCCGGACCGACCGGGCAGCCTCGGATCGTTGGCCGTCGCGCTCGGTTCGGTCGGGGCGGACATCCTCTCCCTCGACGTCATCGAACGTGGCGACGGTTACGCAGTCGACGACCTGGTGGTCGACGTTGCTCCGGGTTCGCTTCCCGACACGCTGATCACCGCTGCCGAGAACCTCACCGATGTTCGGGTCGATTCCATCCGCCCGTACACCGGCGTCCTCGACACGCACCGCGAATTGGAACTGATCGATCGGGTCGCCGCGGCGTCCGACGATCGACTTCAGGTGCTCGTCGACGGAGCCCCCCGTGTCCTTCGAGTGGGGTGGAGCACCGTCGTCGCCACCAACGCGCACGGCCCGTTCCGTCTGGTGGGCAGCTCGGGGGCTCCCGAGACGCACGCCGCCGAGCTGCCGTGGTTCCCGCTGAACGCCCCCGCCGCTCTGGATTCCGACGCCGAGTGGGTGCCCCAGGTATGGCGCGACATGGACACCAAGATCGCCGCTGCTCCCCTCGGCACCACCGGCACCGTGCTGATGCTGGGCAGGCCCGGGGGCCCGGAGTTCAGGCCCTCGGAGGTTGCCCGACTCGGTTATCTCGCCGGCATCGTCGCGACGGTACTGAACTGA